The proteins below come from a single Roseiconus lacunae genomic window:
- the tssB gene encoding type VI secretion system contractile sheath small subunit codes for MAESQQQKLNRVRKPRVHITYEVETEGAQVVKELPFVVGVMGDFSGDPTSKLKPLKDRKFIQIDRDNFNDVLQRMTPGLNMRVENTLAGDGSEMSVNLDFQSMDDFEPANIVEKVDPLKKLMETRDKLRDLATKIDRSDDLENVLEQVLTNSEQLKKLSGELGVDANDEEQ; via the coding sequence ATGGCTGAAAGCCAACAGCAAAAGCTAAATCGCGTCCGTAAGCCTCGCGTGCATATAACCTATGAGGTCGAGACCGAAGGGGCACAGGTCGTCAAAGAATTACCCTTCGTCGTCGGCGTGATGGGAGACTTTTCGGGTGACCCAACTTCGAAACTAAAGCCGCTAAAAGATCGCAAGTTCATCCAAATCGATCGTGATAACTTCAACGACGTGCTACAACGGATGACCCCCGGCTTGAATATGCGTGTCGAGAACACGCTTGCCGGCGACGGCAGCGAAATGTCGGTCAATCTCGATTTTCAATCGATGGACGACTTCGAGCCGGCCAACATCGTCGAAAAAGTCGACCCGCTGAAAAAGCTGATGGAAACGCGCGACAAATTGCGCGACTTGGCGACCAAAATCGACCGCAGCGATGACCTGGAAAACGTGCTCGAGCAAGTGCTCACCAATAGCGAACAACTGAAGAAACTCTCTGGCGAACTTGGTGTCGATGCGAACGACGAAGAGCAGTGA
- the tssC gene encoding type VI secretion system contractile sheath large subunit has protein sequence MSSGETESQPEQQAEATADAGSSLLESAIAATKKTERSRAEELIKTLTEEALKGTVSFDKDVMRSINAAIAGIDKKMSEQLAAIMHNEKFQKLEGSWRGLQHLVMNSETGESLKIRVLNCGKRELFKDMDRAVEFDQSQLFKKIYEDEFGTPGGAPYGALIGDYEFTNHPEDIDLMSKVSGVAASAFCPFISATAPQLFGFDEWTELSKPRDMARIFESAEYTKWKSFRESEDSRFCVLTMPRTLARLPYGANTKTIDEFAYEEVPVGSQGESVHVNHDQFCWMNTAYVMGAKLTDAFAKTGFCTTIRGVENGGKVEDLPTYIFKADDGDTDLKCPTEIAITDRREKELSDLGFLPLCHFKNTDYSVFFGAQTCQKPKQYDRPEATANAAISARLPYIMATSRFSHYLKVLGRDKIGSFMEASDCEAWLDRWIHNYVTSDPNPPSDVRARYPLAEARVEVKEIPGKPGSYNAVAWMRPWLQMEELTTSMRMVASIPKLGG, from the coding sequence ATGAGTTCCGGTGAGACCGAAAGCCAACCAGAACAGCAAGCCGAAGCGACCGCCGATGCGGGTAGCAGTTTGTTGGAATCTGCCATCGCGGCGACAAAGAAGACCGAACGATCGCGTGCCGAAGAACTGATCAAGACGCTGACCGAAGAAGCGCTCAAAGGAACCGTCTCGTTCGATAAAGACGTGATGCGTTCGATCAATGCCGCCATCGCCGGCATCGATAAAAAGATGAGCGAGCAATTGGCCGCGATCATGCATAACGAGAAATTCCAAAAGCTGGAAGGATCGTGGCGTGGCCTGCAACACTTGGTAATGAACAGCGAAACCGGTGAATCGCTGAAGATCCGTGTGCTCAACTGCGGCAAGCGTGAGCTGTTTAAAGACATGGACCGGGCCGTCGAGTTCGACCAAAGTCAGTTGTTCAAGAAAATTTATGAAGATGAATTCGGCACCCCCGGCGGCGCACCTTATGGCGCCTTGATCGGTGACTACGAATTCACCAACCACCCCGAAGACATCGACTTGATGTCCAAAGTCAGCGGAGTTGCCGCTTCGGCGTTCTGCCCGTTTATATCGGCGACCGCCCCACAACTGTTCGGCTTCGACGAATGGACCGAACTTTCCAAGCCACGTGATATGGCGAGGATCTTTGAAAGCGCCGAATACACGAAGTGGAAGTCCTTCCGCGAAAGCGAAGACAGCCGCTTTTGTGTCCTGACGATGCCACGGACTTTGGCACGTTTGCCCTACGGGGCGAACACCAAAACCATCGACGAGTTCGCCTACGAAGAGGTCCCCGTCGGTAGCCAAGGCGAATCGGTCCATGTCAACCATGACCAATTCTGCTGGATGAATACCGCGTACGTGATGGGAGCAAAGCTGACCGACGCGTTCGCCAAAACCGGATTCTGCACGACAATCCGCGGAGTCGAAAACGGCGGTAAGGTCGAAGACCTGCCGACCTATATTTTCAAGGCCGACGACGGCGACACGGACTTGAAGTGTCCCACCGAAATCGCGATCACCGATCGCCGTGAAAAAGAACTCAGCGACCTCGGATTCCTTCCCCTCTGTCACTTCAAGAACACAGATTATTCGGTCTTCTTCGGCGCTCAGACGTGCCAGAAGCCGAAACAATACGATCGCCCCGAAGCGACCGCGAACGCGGCGATCAGCGCCCGTTTGCCGTACATCATGGCGACCAGCCGATTCTCGCATTACTTGAAAGTTCTTGGACGCGACAAGATCGGCTCGTTCATGGAAGCGAGTGACTGCGAAGCATGGCTTGATCGCTGGATTCACAACTATGTGACCAGTGATCCGAACCCGCCCTCGGACGTTCGCGCCCGCTATCCGCTGGCCGAAGCTCGCGTCGAAGTCAAGGAGATCCCGGGCAAACCGGGGTCGTACAATGCCGTCGCGTGGATGCGTCCTTGGTTGCAAATGGAAGAACTGACGACCAGCATGCGGATGGTTGCCAGTATTCCAAAGCTTGGCGGCTGA
- the tssC gene encoding type VI secretion system contractile sheath large subunit, whose amino-acid sequence MSSAELPKPAPASVASARSSHAPGGLASSFLDRVLEQPVDKSAEIKSAGAAPLDQFLRASTVGDALNDWFGQGWQSDSRFADREHVLRRLSADIAQIDQLLNDQVNKILHHPRFQKLESSWRGLEFLVNRAEIESDPMIKIRVLTARWKELEKDFERSVEFDQSTVFKKVYEDEFGSPGGEPFGVLVGDYDIHPRVSPERTTDDLFVLRSLAGVAASSFCPILMAASPALLDLESFGDLQVTRDHASRLSRPDYLKWNAIRDDEDSRFLGMVLPRILMRGPYQDDGSRVDRFMFQEDVSHPSGDDYLWGNPAYAYVSVLMRSFANSGWLADIRGLRQNVEGGGLVSDLPALSFPTDSKGVIPRPITEIAVSDSLERQLSELGLLPICDCKDTPMAVFASGQSLQRAKVFDTNEATTNAKISAMLPYILTVSRFAHYVKVIARTKTGSFATAEDLQRMLHDWIIEYVTADREASADVKSRKPLREASITVQPDPGKPGAFYCMMRLAPHYELDEMVGSIRLQTRIGRS is encoded by the coding sequence ATGTCTTCCGCCGAACTACCGAAACCCGCTCCCGCGTCAGTTGCATCCGCGAGGTCATCGCATGCCCCCGGCGGACTGGCGTCTAGTTTTCTCGATCGCGTCTTAGAACAACCGGTCGACAAATCGGCCGAAATAAAATCCGCCGGCGCTGCGCCGCTCGATCAATTCCTCCGTGCCTCGACAGTCGGCGATGCACTGAATGATTGGTTCGGGCAAGGCTGGCAATCTGATTCACGGTTTGCCGATCGCGAACACGTCTTGCGACGACTCTCTGCCGACATCGCGCAGATCGATCAATTACTGAACGATCAGGTCAACAAGATTCTGCACCACCCGCGATTTCAAAAGCTGGAATCGTCTTGGCGAGGACTGGAATTCCTGGTCAACCGCGCGGAAATCGAAAGTGACCCGATGATCAAAATTCGTGTCCTGACGGCACGTTGGAAAGAGCTGGAAAAAGATTTCGAACGCAGCGTCGAATTCGATCAAAGTACGGTCTTTAAGAAAGTCTATGAAGACGAGTTCGGTTCACCCGGTGGCGAGCCTTTCGGCGTACTGGTGGGAGACTATGACATTCATCCGCGCGTCTCGCCGGAACGAACGACCGATGACCTGTTCGTGCTTCGTTCGCTTGCCGGCGTCGCCGCCAGTTCGTTCTGTCCGATCTTGATGGCGGCCAGCCCCGCGTTGTTAGACTTGGAATCGTTTGGTGATTTACAAGTCACACGCGATCATGCGTCGCGACTGTCTCGTCCAGACTACCTCAAGTGGAACGCGATCCGAGACGACGAAGATTCGCGATTCTTAGGGATGGTGTTGCCGCGAATCCTGATGCGTGGCCCCTATCAAGACGACGGCAGCCGCGTCGATCGTTTTATGTTCCAAGAAGACGTCAGCCACCCAAGCGGCGACGATTACTTATGGGGCAATCCGGCATACGCGTACGTGTCAGTATTGATGCGGTCGTTTGCCAATAGTGGTTGGCTTGCCGACATCCGTGGATTGCGTCAAAACGTCGAAGGCGGTGGCTTGGTGTCTGATCTGCCGGCCCTTTCGTTTCCGACCGATTCGAAAGGCGTCATCCCTCGTCCGATCACCGAAATCGCAGTCAGCGATTCTCTGGAACGACAGCTCAGCGAACTCGGGCTATTGCCGATCTGCGATTGCAAGGACACACCGATGGCGGTGTTCGCCAGTGGCCAGTCGCTACAGCGTGCGAAGGTCTTCGACACCAACGAGGCAACGACCAATGCGAAAATCAGTGCGATGTTGCCGTACATCCTGACCGTTTCACGATTCGCGCATTATGTCAAAGTGATCGCCCGAACTAAAACGGGATCGTTCGCGACCGCCGAAGACCTACAGCGGATGCTACACGATTGGATCATCGAATACGTCACCGCCGACCGCGAAGCGAGCGCTGATGTGAAAAGCCGCAAACCACTGCGTGAGGCTTCGATCACCGTCCAGCCAGACCCGGGAAAGCCCGGGGCTTTTTATTGTATGATGCGTCTGGCACCGCATTATGAACTGGACGAAATGGTCGGTAGCATCCGATTACAAACTCGAATCGGTCGCTCATAG
- a CDS encoding type VI secretion system accessory protein TagJ: MTSSPMELYEAGKLDEAMEASLQLVKSKPADVGLRFQLAELSCIAGNLDRADKQLDTVSNQDAQAAIGAALLRQLVRAELARRECFFEGRVPEFLGDPSPRLKASLEALTAYRGGDIEGAAKTLAPFADAPILNQPIEVNGAEVDDIRDLDDLLAPVLEVYTSTGKYFWVDWNQILNLELRAPERPFDLLWRQATLSIESGPDGEVYVPAIYLEPNQDSQPDANLRLGRGTDWFDTEQGIVRGRGQRMLLAGDSDLPIMELKTIRRED; encoded by the coding sequence ATGACATCGTCTCCAATGGAGTTGTACGAAGCCGGGAAACTGGACGAAGCGATGGAGGCATCGTTGCAATTGGTGAAGTCGAAACCGGCAGACGTTGGGCTGCGGTTTCAATTGGCCGAACTTTCATGCATCGCAGGAAACCTCGATCGGGCCGACAAGCAACTCGATACCGTTTCTAACCAAGACGCCCAAGCGGCGATCGGTGCCGCGCTATTGCGGCAGCTCGTTCGAGCAGAACTCGCGCGGCGAGAGTGTTTTTTCGAAGGCCGCGTACCGGAATTTCTGGGCGACCCGTCTCCCCGATTGAAGGCATCGCTGGAAGCCCTCACCGCATACCGCGGCGGTGACATCGAAGGGGCGGCCAAGACGCTCGCGCCGTTTGCCGACGCACCGATCCTCAATCAGCCCATCGAGGTCAACGGAGCTGAGGTTGACGACATTCGCGACCTCGATGACTTGCTCGCCCCGGTACTGGAAGTCTACACGTCGACGGGAAAGTACTTCTGGGTCGATTGGAATCAAATCCTAAACCTGGAATTACGTGCTCCCGAACGTCCGTTTGATTTGCTTTGGCGACAAGCGACCTTGTCGATCGAATCGGGCCCGGACGGTGAGGTTTATGTACCGGCAATCTACCTCGAACCGAACCAAGATTCACAGCCCGACGCAAACTTACGGCTAGGACGCGGTACCGACTGGTTCGACACCGAACAAGGAATTGTCCGAGGCCGAGGGCAGCGAATGCTACTGGCCGGTGACAGTGACTTGCCGATCATGGAACTTAAAACAATTCGCCGCGAAGACTGA
- the tssE gene encoding type VI secretion system baseplate subunit TssE: MSRVPNDRPLIPSVLDRLIDLEPHQKTEVPMNRTQILSQMKESVGRDLQALLNTRCRATSWPADLKELDRSVFAYGIPDCVGISTGSREQQEMLRKLMVRAIDVFEPRLTKVRVQLADTNDPTDRALRFRIDAMLKVNPAPEPVVYDSELDATSGDFMVKGVRR, translated from the coding sequence ATGTCCCGAGTTCCCAATGACCGTCCGTTGATTCCCAGTGTTCTTGATCGATTGATCGATTTGGAACCGCACCAAAAGACAGAGGTGCCGATGAATCGAACGCAGATCCTCTCCCAGATGAAGGAAAGCGTGGGACGCGACCTACAAGCGTTACTCAACACACGGTGCCGGGCGACGTCTTGGCCGGCAGACCTAAAGGAACTCGATCGATCCGTGTTTGCGTATGGAATTCCCGATTGCGTTGGCATCAGTACCGGATCGCGCGAACAGCAGGAAATGCTTCGTAAGCTAATGGTCCGTGCGATCGACGTCTTCGAACCACGGTTAACGAAAGTTCGCGTTCAACTTGCCGATACGAATGATCCAACCGACCGGGCACTTCGATTTCGGATCGACGCGATGCTGAAAGTCAATCCGGCTCCTGAACCGGTGGTCTACGACAGTGAATTGGATGCCACCAGCGGTGACTTCATGGTCAAAGGAGTGCGTCGATGA
- the tssF gene encoding type VI secretion system baseplate subunit TssF, whose translation MTDRLLPYYNQELQFLRRFGSEFAKQHPKIAARLRLGDDLSEDPHVSRIIESFALLSARTRLKLDDDFPEITHALLGVLYPHYLAPIPSTAVVEFNLDPRQADLVAGYEIEAGGAIETESTEDGVCQFRTAYPVKLFPIKVAAASYKGQPFQSPSSPLLPKAEAAIHLTLQTFRESVRFEMIELDSLRFFIRGISHAAMDLYELIHNDTLEILIAKSANDPNPIRLSKDNLGVIGFEPGECLFPEEPRTFSGYRLLTEYFAAPEKFMFFDVRGIDREQLAGYGESLHVFLLLKRHVGSVEQFVEPETIRLGCTPMVNLFEHRCEPIRVGHASHEYHVVADARQPRAFEVHSIQSVRAIDSEQPDREFHPFYSIRHAGEQRDRRGFFHTHRRRSDQSGGVQESASEVYLSLVDLDFNPDENDGTVLDIRALCTSRNLPQRLEFGGGRPSLTLVKGGPLLPPKCVTQPRVPLRPPLEKGTYWRLISHLSLGHVSLFDGRDGASAIREILGLYEFIGKGDSQQRIDSIRSVISQPSVARCKAPTGGLSMCRGLDLEFTIDEEKLSSGGAYLLGSILERFVALYASINSFTRTTLRSSLREQEIAKWPARSGRQEFL comes from the coding sequence ATGACCGATCGATTATTGCCGTACTACAACCAAGAATTGCAATTCTTACGTCGCTTCGGTTCTGAATTTGCGAAGCAACATCCCAAGATCGCAGCCCGATTGCGATTGGGAGACGACTTAAGCGAAGACCCACACGTTTCACGAATCATCGAGTCATTCGCGTTGCTCTCGGCGCGGACTCGGTTGAAATTGGATGACGATTTCCCTGAAATCACGCACGCGCTGCTGGGCGTGCTCTATCCGCACTACCTCGCACCGATTCCGTCGACGGCGGTGGTCGAATTCAACCTCGATCCTCGGCAGGCGGACTTGGTCGCGGGATATGAAATCGAAGCCGGCGGTGCGATCGAAACCGAATCGACCGAAGACGGCGTCTGCCAATTTCGAACGGCGTATCCCGTCAAGCTGTTCCCGATCAAGGTCGCCGCCGCATCGTACAAGGGCCAACCGTTTCAAAGTCCGTCCAGCCCGTTACTCCCCAAAGCAGAAGCGGCGATTCACTTGACGCTGCAAACGTTTCGCGAATCGGTCCGTTTTGAAATGATAGAGCTTGACTCGTTACGATTTTTCATTCGCGGCATTTCACACGCCGCGATGGATCTCTACGAGCTAATACACAACGATACGCTTGAAATTCTGATCGCAAAGTCGGCGAACGATCCGAATCCGATCCGCCTGTCGAAAGACAACTTGGGAGTGATCGGGTTCGAACCGGGCGAATGCTTGTTTCCCGAGGAGCCTCGGACGTTCAGCGGATATCGATTGCTGACGGAATACTTTGCCGCTCCCGAGAAATTCATGTTTTTCGACGTCCGCGGCATCGATCGAGAACAACTCGCCGGTTATGGCGAGTCGTTGCACGTGTTCTTGTTGCTCAAACGTCACGTCGGTTCGGTTGAGCAGTTTGTCGAACCGGAAACGATCCGCCTGGGTTGTACGCCGATGGTGAACCTGTTCGAACATCGCTGCGAACCGATTCGGGTCGGTCATGCCAGCCACGAATATCACGTCGTTGCGGACGCCCGACAGCCGCGTGCATTCGAAGTCCATTCGATCCAAAGCGTTCGCGCGATTGACTCTGAACAACCCGATCGAGAATTTCATCCGTTCTATTCGATCCGGCATGCAGGCGAACAACGCGATCGTCGTGGCTTTTTCCATACGCACCGGCGACGCAGCGACCAAAGCGGCGGTGTCCAAGAATCCGCGAGTGAAGTTTATTTGTCGCTGGTCGATTTAGATTTCAATCCGGACGAAAACGACGGAACTGTTTTGGACATTCGTGCCTTGTGCACTAGTCGTAATCTTCCGCAACGATTGGAATTTGGTGGGGGGCGACCATCGTTGACGTTAGTCAAAGGTGGACCGCTATTGCCACCGAAATGCGTGACTCAGCCGCGCGTCCCGTTGCGTCCGCCACTGGAAAAAGGCACCTACTGGCGATTGATCAGCCACCTTTCCCTGGGACATGTTTCGCTGTTCGATGGCCGCGACGGTGCTAGCGCGATTCGTGAGATCCTGGGGCTCTACGAATTCATCGGGAAAGGCGATTCCCAGCAGCGAATCGATTCGATCCGCTCGGTGATTAGCCAACCGAGTGTCGCACGCTGCAAAGCCCCGACGGGTGGACTTTCGATGTGCCGCGGCCTCGATTTGGAATTCACCATCGACGAAGAAAAACTCAGTAGTGGCGGGGCGTATTTGCTGGGCAGCATCTTGGAACGGTTCGTCGCCCTGTACGCCTCGATCAATTCTTTTACCCGAACGACACTGCGCAGCAGTCTACGAGAACAGGAAATCGCTAAATGGCCGGCGCGGTCGGGAAGACAAGAATTTCTGTAA
- the tssG gene encoding type VI secretion system baseplate subunit TssG, whose amino-acid sequence MREPYKFTFFQAVRLLLAAPSATRSDAHSQHQPAGPKRAGRIGTVSNINEEPVRFQVQPALRFAPSEVISVNPHQDAETDKVTEGLVEMLVSFWGLTGPAGALPTQYTQLVIDRVHAKDQAMRSFFDMFSHRQLSFFYRAWEKYSLAAGYETSAQRQRPEADLIRETLLSIVGRGTDQVRDRLQVTDDALIYYGGVFNDRPTAESLRAIVSDYLGLPAKVLSMFGQWLVLPPAECSRLGSTGAHCIVGLDTILGGRTWDPGSKFRIQIGPVRFKDFTRLLPTGQTLPQVCQFIRSYVGMEFDFDLQVILMADEIPACRFVASGSTQDGSSAPHLGWNTWLCSRPPTHDSADAVFHHDGTPTR is encoded by the coding sequence ATGCGTGAACCCTACAAGTTCACGTTTTTCCAAGCCGTGCGATTGCTGCTTGCCGCTCCTTCGGCAACCCGTTCCGATGCGCACTCACAACATCAGCCTGCCGGCCCGAAACGTGCCGGACGGATCGGAACGGTCAGCAACATCAATGAAGAACCCGTTCGGTTTCAAGTTCAACCGGCGCTTCGATTTGCCCCCAGCGAAGTTATTTCGGTCAACCCACATCAGGATGCCGAAACGGACAAAGTGACTGAGGGTTTGGTCGAGATGCTGGTCAGTTTTTGGGGTTTAACCGGCCCCGCGGGAGCGTTGCCGACCCAGTACACACAACTGGTGATCGATCGCGTTCACGCCAAAGACCAGGCGATGCGCAGTTTCTTTGACATGTTTTCGCATCGTCAACTTTCGTTCTTCTATCGAGCTTGGGAGAAGTATTCGTTAGCGGCAGGCTACGAAACGAGTGCGCAGCGGCAACGTCCCGAGGCCGATTTGATCCGCGAAACACTCCTCTCGATCGTTGGCAGGGGAACCGATCAAGTCCGCGACCGTTTGCAGGTCACCGATGATGCATTGATCTATTACGGTGGCGTCTTCAACGATCGCCCGACCGCCGAATCGCTACGCGCGATCGTATCAGACTATCTCGGCTTACCCGCCAAAGTGCTGTCGATGTTCGGCCAATGGCTGGTGCTGCCCCCGGCGGAGTGCTCACGACTTGGAAGTACGGGCGCCCACTGCATCGTTGGGTTAGATACGATTTTGGGCGGCAGGACATGGGACCCGGGATCCAAGTTTCGAATCCAGATCGGTCCGGTACGATTCAAAGACTTCACGCGTCTACTACCGACCGGACAAACGCTGCCCCAGGTATGTCAGTTTATCCGGAGCTATGTCGGGATGGAGTTTGACTTCGATTTGCAAGTCATCCTGATGGCCGACGAGATACCGGCATGTCGCTTTGTCGCTTCCGGATCAACGCAGGACGGTTCGTCCGCACCGCACTTGGGGTGGAATACATGGCTTTGCAGTCGCCCCCCAACTCATGATAGTGCCGATGCCGTCTTCCACCACGATGGGACACCGACGCGGTAA
- the tssH gene encoding type VI secretion system ATPase TssH, with the protein MAQINLKELVGKLNDTCRGALESAAGLCLSRTNYNIEIEHWLLKLLENDRSDLVIACKTSGVDLSSLQADLNKAIDKFKTGNGRPPALSPNIVDLVREAWLFASVDHGAAKVRSGHLLVALLKSSTLRSIARDASGEFDSINGDGLTQDFATVLSDSEETHVPMGAGTAASSSSGGGSAAKPGMTKTPALDQFTIDLTERASSGHIDPVLGRDPEIRQLIDILTRRRQNNPILTGEAGVGKTAVVEGFALRVAAGDVPESIRNIRIHTLDLGLLQAGAGMKGEFENRLRGVIDEVKSSPTPIILFIDEAHTLIGAGGQAGQGDAANLLKPALARGELRTIAATTWAEYKKYFEKDAALARRFQVVIVNEPDEPVAVEMMRGLVGTLEKHHRVRIMNEAVVEAVKLSKRYISGRQLPDKAVSLLDTACARIQLSQSSTPPAIEDAQRRRDQLDVSIRILNREQQTGADHGEAIEEAEAEKVAVESELESLQKQWDEEKQLLKTIVDLRKKLDKDAPEHLAATIDATKEETTAEETPAAESDASNEEPSDEQIARWKTELVAAEEELQTIQGERPLLFPSVDAGAIAETVAAWTGIPVGRMVSNEINTVLRLKELMEESIVGQSHALDRIAQSIRTSRAGLRDPRTPIGVFLLAGTSGVGKTETAITLANLLYGGEQNMTTINMSEFKEEHKVSLLMGSPPGYVGYGEGGVLTEAVRRKPYSVVLLDEVEKAHPGVQDVFYQVFDKGQMKDGEGRDIDFKNTVIIMTTNAGTDLIKSLCADDDTMPDPDGFIEAVFPELLKTFKPAFLGRVSVIPYYPLADDVMSQIIRLKLGKVGRRVVESYGATFDYSDAVVDSIRNRCTEVDTGARNIDHILNRTMLPELSSQVLSNLAEGEAISKVSIDMKDDQFEYIVSTEA; encoded by the coding sequence ATGGCACAGATCAACTTAAAAGAACTGGTTGGCAAGCTGAACGACACCTGCCGCGGGGCGTTGGAATCGGCCGCAGGGCTGTGCCTTTCGAGGACCAACTACAACATTGAAATCGAACATTGGCTACTCAAGCTTCTCGAGAACGACCGATCAGACCTTGTGATCGCCTGTAAAACATCCGGCGTCGACCTCAGCAGTTTGCAAGCCGATTTGAACAAAGCGATCGATAAGTTCAAAACCGGAAACGGCCGACCACCGGCACTGTCGCCCAATATCGTCGATCTCGTTCGTGAAGCTTGGTTGTTCGCATCGGTCGATCATGGAGCCGCGAAGGTTCGTAGTGGTCACTTGCTGGTGGCGCTATTAAAATCAAGCACTTTGCGATCGATCGCACGCGATGCCTCGGGCGAGTTCGATTCGATCAACGGAGATGGGTTGACCCAAGACTTCGCAACGGTCTTAAGCGATAGCGAAGAAACGCATGTTCCGATGGGAGCCGGGACCGCCGCGTCCTCGTCCTCCGGTGGCGGGTCGGCCGCGAAACCGGGCATGACTAAAACGCCGGCCCTGGATCAATTCACGATTGACCTGACCGAGCGTGCTTCGTCCGGACACATCGATCCGGTGCTCGGTCGTGATCCCGAAATTCGGCAGTTGATCGATATCTTGACACGTCGCCGCCAAAACAACCCAATCTTGACCGGTGAGGCAGGGGTCGGGAAAACCGCCGTCGTCGAAGGCTTCGCACTGCGTGTTGCCGCCGGTGATGTCCCCGAATCGATTCGCAACATTCGCATTCACACGCTCGACCTCGGCCTGCTGCAAGCGGGCGCGGGAATGAAAGGCGAGTTTGAAAATCGCTTACGCGGTGTGATCGATGAAGTCAAAAGTTCGCCGACACCGATCATCCTGTTTATCGATGAAGCTCACACGTTGATCGGCGCCGGTGGACAGGCAGGCCAAGGCGACGCCGCCAATCTGCTTAAGCCAGCTCTCGCGCGTGGCGAGTTGCGAACGATCGCGGCAACAACCTGGGCGGAGTACAAAAAGTATTTCGAAAAGGATGCCGCCCTGGCGCGTCGATTCCAAGTTGTCATCGTCAATGAACCCGATGAGCCCGTCGCGGTAGAAATGATGCGTGGCTTGGTCGGAACGTTAGAAAAGCATCATCGCGTTCGCATCATGAACGAAGCAGTTGTCGAAGCGGTGAAACTGTCGAAACGATACATCTCTGGACGACAGTTACCGGACAAAGCCGTTAGTCTTCTCGACACCGCATGTGCGCGAATCCAACTCAGCCAATCGTCCACCCCGCCGGCAATCGAAGACGCCCAGCGCCGACGCGATCAACTCGACGTGTCGATTCGGATTCTTAATCGTGAACAGCAGACCGGAGCGGATCACGGCGAAGCAATCGAAGAAGCCGAAGCCGAAAAGGTAGCCGTCGAAAGCGAACTAGAATCGCTGCAAAAGCAGTGGGACGAAGAAAAGCAACTACTCAAAACCATCGTCGACTTACGAAAGAAGCTCGACAAGGACGCGCCTGAGCATCTCGCCGCCACGATCGACGCCACAAAAGAAGAAACAACGGCCGAGGAAACCCCCGCGGCGGAATCAGATGCCTCCAACGAAGAACCAAGCGACGAACAAATCGCTCGGTGGAAGACGGAATTGGTCGCCGCCGAAGAAGAATTGCAAACGATTCAGGGCGAGCGCCCGTTACTTTTCCCTTCCGTCGATGCCGGTGCGATCGCGGAAACCGTCGCCGCATGGACGGGCATCCCGGTTGGCCGCATGGTCAGCAACGAAATCAATACCGTCCTGCGACTAAAAGAGTTGATGGAGGAATCGATCGTTGGGCAATCTCATGCCCTCGATCGGATCGCCCAAAGTATCCGAACCAGTCGCGCCGGCTTGCGAGATCCGCGAACACCGATCGGCGTGTTCCTGCTGGCAGGAACCAGCGGAGTTGGAAAAACTGAAACCGCGATCACATTGGCGAACCTGCTTTACGGCGGCGAGCAAAATATGACGACGATCAACATGTCGGAGTTTAAAGAAGAACACAAGGTCTCGCTGTTGATGGGCTCGCCCCCCGGTTACGTCGGTTACGGCGAAGGCGGGGTTCTGACCGAAGCGGTCCGTCGAAAACCGTACTCGGTGGTACTATTGGACGAAGTCGAGAAGGCGCATCCCGGCGTTCAAGATGTCTTTTATCAGGTCTTTGATAAAGGCCAGATGAAGGACGGTGAAGGTCGCGATATCGACTTTAAAAACACGGTCATCATCATGACCACCAATGCGGGAACGGACTTGATCAAAAGCCTTTGCGCCGATGATGACACGATGCCAGACCCGGATGGTTTTATCGAAGCCGTCTTTCCAGAGTTATTGAAAACGTTCAAGCCGGCGTTCTTGGGTCGCGTGAGTGTGATTCCGTATTACCCGCTGGCCGACGACGTGATGAGCCAGATCATTCGTTTAAAACTTGGCAAGGTCGGTCGCCGCGTCGTCGAAAGCTACGGAGCAACGTTCGACTACAGCGATGCGGTCGTTGATTCGATTCGAAATCGTTGTACCGAAGTTGATACAGGTGCTCGCAACATCGACCACATTCTCAACCGAACCATGCTTCCCGAACTCTCTTCGCAAGTCTTGTCCAATCTGGCCGAAGGCGAAGCGATCTCCAAAGTTTCAATTGATATGAAGGATGATCAGTTCGAGTACATCGTTTCGACAGAAGCTTAG